The following are encoded in a window of Thermoproteota archaeon genomic DNA:
- a CDS encoding preprotein translocase subunit Sec61beta — MSSKKKGAPLPASSAGLLRFFEDETKGFKVDPKIVVSIPIGLIAISWAMEILLVP; from the coding sequence ATGAGTAGTAAAAAGAAAGGCGCACCATTACCCGCATCCAGTGCTGGTTTACTACGTTTCTTTGAGGATGAAACAAAAGGATTCAAAGTTGATCCAAAGATTGTTGTATCAATTCCAATTGGTTTAATTGCTATTTCATGGGCAATGGAAATTCTTCTAGTTCCGTGA
- a CDS encoding DUF2070 family protein: MTESHDDVSQIQKRYSLTLLNPSSYYTSLVFSVAVVSVLVAVSVFAYRQSDDILFRLALVIPILLVTQRIDAFFIRNKEYSKALHMSLFGNALWLLTAFAGILSVFVLSKPELHLFYITEGMFLFASFRIGIFTTTLGASLKKAWLVCLLQPLALFFAMVPSDLWLQTLSEPWVLIIGGAFLAISSIWSRWTDRAGLPNVKSTHQLVQAYLFSLSKNDPSEVESIIEEQSKPSKVSTTQIKFHTKDKGVDFRIVLPDIHPGPFHPVGGSNIPYLIYKNLDSSAMVMHSISDHSLNLPSRTEVNNYLQSLSAGSVINEGITSTEPVTIQINKARAVGILFGKTAILFLSLSPHGMEDIPLHIKNEIERFSKNRNFEKTLIVDCHNAMGKEISQVDGEDLLTASKSVLDTLKAKETYPLEFGYANSSDMNLEAKDLAMGGIGILCLKINNKKYFLGWADANNMENGVREDVVKHFSNNGYELLELCTSDTHYTTMGVRNRNGYYQFGFISKSTDVANWFLDIAKKAEKNIQPASFEIIEHETDVKVMGPTIYRDYSRAIDRSMKITKAVLLGCIGLFLVSML; encoded by the coding sequence ATGACTGAATCTCATGATGACGTTTCGCAGATCCAAAAACGTTATTCTCTGACCCTCCTTAACCCGTCTTCGTATTACACATCTTTAGTATTCTCTGTTGCTGTAGTGTCTGTTTTGGTAGCAGTATCTGTTTTTGCTTATCGTCAAAGCGATGATATTCTTTTTCGTTTAGCACTTGTAATTCCAATTTTACTTGTCACACAACGTATTGATGCGTTTTTCATTAGAAACAAAGAATATTCTAAAGCCTTACACATGTCTTTGTTTGGAAATGCACTTTGGTTGCTAACTGCATTTGCAGGCATTCTTTCAGTCTTTGTTCTCTCAAAACCAGAATTACATCTCTTCTACATTACTGAAGGTATGTTTCTTTTTGCTAGCTTTAGAATCGGCATTTTCACTACTACACTGGGTGCAAGTCTGAAAAAAGCTTGGTTAGTATGTCTACTTCAGCCTTTGGCATTATTTTTTGCAATGGTTCCTTCTGATCTTTGGCTTCAAACCTTGAGTGAGCCATGGGTATTGATTATCGGTGGAGCTTTTCTTGCAATTTCTTCAATTTGGTCAAGGTGGACTGATAGGGCTGGACTACCAAATGTAAAAAGTACACACCAGCTAGTACAAGCATATCTATTCTCACTATCTAAGAATGACCCCTCCGAAGTAGAATCAATTATAGAAGAACAATCAAAACCATCCAAAGTTAGCACAACTCAAATTAAATTTCACACTAAAGACAAAGGTGTAGATTTTAGAATTGTATTGCCTGATATCCATCCAGGACCATTTCATCCTGTAGGTGGTAGCAACATCCCCTATTTGATTTACAAAAATCTTGATTCTTCTGCTATGGTGATGCATAGTATCTCAGATCATTCCTTGAACTTACCATCAAGAACAGAAGTGAATAATTATCTACAAAGTCTCTCTGCTGGTTCAGTAATAAATGAAGGAATAACTAGTACAGAACCCGTCACTATACAGATTAACAAAGCAAGGGCGGTTGGTATTTTATTTGGAAAGACGGCAATTTTGTTTTTGTCGCTGTCTCCTCACGGTATGGAAGACATCCCACTGCATATCAAAAATGAAATCGAGCGATTCTCAAAGAATCGAAATTTTGAAAAAACTTTGATTGTCGATTGTCATAATGCTATGGGAAAAGAAATCTCTCAAGTTGATGGTGAGGATTTACTTACTGCATCAAAATCAGTACTTGATACTCTAAAAGCTAAAGAGACATATCCATTGGAATTTGGTTATGCAAATTCAAGTGATATGAATCTTGAAGCTAAAGACTTGGCAATGGGAGGAATCGGAATACTCTGTTTAAAAATTAACAATAAAAAATATTTTCTTGGGTGGGCAGATGCAAATAACATGGAAAATGGAGTCAGAGAAGATGTAGTCAAGCATTTTTCAAATAATGGCTATGAACTTTTGGAGTTGTGTACTTCTGATACTCATTACACCACAATGGGTGTTCGAAATAGAAATGGCTACTACCAATTTGGATTTATCTCAAAGTCTACTGACGTTGCAAATTGGTTCTTAGACATTGCAAAAAAAGCAGAAAAAAACATCCAGCCGGCTTCATTTGAAATCATTGAACATGAAACCGATGTAAAAGTAATGGGTCCAACCATTTATCGTGATTATTCAAGAGCAATTGATCGTTCAATGAAAATTACAAAGGCTGTCCTTTTGGGATGTATCGGCCTCTTTTTGGTATCTATGCTTTAA